In Cryptomeria japonica chromosome 1, Sugi_1.0, whole genome shotgun sequence, the sequence ttttttgttttgtaatacAAAAACTTGAATCGTATGGGGTGATTTATAAATAAAATCTAATTGCAAATTGAGTTGGCTAGTTCATGAAtacaattttattaatataaaaatctgtaattttttttttcaccaTTAAAGGGGATAAATTTGGAGGGTTATTTTTGTCGAAGGATTGGGGCTCTTCAATCTTGCTAAATCAAGGGAATTAAATTCATAGATGGACTTGTAACTATATGTATTGTTTAGACTCATctaaatagttttagatttaattGGGTTATTTGGTTGACATTTTTatcttattttaaattattaaattatattgattAAGATTGTATAAAGGGACCTCCTCTGTAAGAAATCATAGCCACCTTAGTCAATTGTTTATTTCAAGGAAattattcaaatttaatttaactaaTCCTCATTTAAGACAATGAACATTTTTAATCTTCCTATGAGttacattattattgttatcatgcaagttacatCATGTAAGTTGATTATTGcttccatgcaagttacacattattgTCATCATACCAGGTACATATCTATgattatcatgcaagttacacaaTTCATGTTATCATGCAAGTTGCAAGAAGCTAGAAATAATAGTCCTTCTCATTTTGAATATAAATCTCTTAGTAGTAGTAGGAGGTTGGATATTGGATTGTTCTTTATTGGATTCCAAGATGCAGAATAAACAAGGGATTTAGTATAGCCAAACCTAATAATAGTCAAATTTATCTTCTAACTTTGAGGAAGCATAAGAATAGCAAAAGGGAGAAGTTACATTTAAATGTAGGGGTGAATCTCATAGTAAAGCTTCATATAATCTACATGTTATAATCTAGAACATTGAAATTAATTGGGAAGTGCATAAACTTTATATGAAAACAAAGAGAGttatcaaatctgaaatcatttTACCATGAGACTTGACTTAGCTCGTGAACCTCAAATCAAGTatttgtcttttgttgtaaatgtcTAATGAAACTTAGCTTCGAAGATGGAATGAGTTAAAAATTGTTATTGTTGGATTCTTACCTTAATGTGGGTTTTGAGAAACCTATTCCATGATCACTTAGAAGATTAAACAATTTTAATTGAAGAAGATCTAGGAGAAAACCTTAGCCCCCATCTAATAATTTgagattgataaagttattatttgtaaaaaaattacAAGGGTTAAATTGCTTCAAGTGGAAGAGTTAGTTAGTTATCTCCCTATAATTTGCGAAAGATTTGACATTGGTTCAAGAACAACtaaaaaattttttttaaaaaaagattacatttatttaggaacttttgttggttaattagaattatttaggaactttttgttaattggttaattggaattatttaggaactttactatatattgattaattggaattatttaggaacttttggTATATTGGATTGGAgttatttaggaactttttgtatattggttaattggaattatttaggaaccatattcatattggttaattaaaaGTGGATTGATTGGGATTATTTGAGAGACatattcatattggttaattagCATGAAATTTGTCTCTCTCCTAACCCTTTTTTTTCAAACATGAGTAATGTGGTTATCAAGATCATTCCCCCTTCGAGTAAGTAAGCACTAAATTGGTTGTTAGCCTTCTTGTAAGAAATTTAgtatctttgatgtattgagttCTTATTTAATGTGTAATAGTTAGTAATTCAAGTCATTTTGTAAGTTATTTCCTACGAGAATCCTAGCTTTCAAGAAATTTGAACTTTCGTGTATTTAGTTCaagaatataatttttattttttttcttttatcatagTTTTTTTTTTCATGAGAACGTTACCCCaaagtagttgatttgtttatttattttttagttcttgtcaaatgttccttttaaTTATATCTTAGTTTCAATTTCAAGCAATAATTTGTTTTTTTCATGTAATAGTTTTGTAATTGATAAGTGTAATGTGTATTCAAGCTTTCATGAACTTATGGTtcattcctagttagataactaaataagTGGAGTTAAAACCAAAAACTAGCGgcattcggtatatatggtgcctctaggtcacacttacaggtaatgccgtcatgttgaactactgcacttaacgcctaataaagctgcaacaacgatgtttgtggcatcatccctataaatcatcagggagtaataagggtcatatggaagttaaaatccaaggggcgggtaatcccccttggattgattatctaaaaagattaatttttaaatgaattcacATCCGATCAGTTaaactttagataaccccattagggtttggatttgtgtgaagatcttgaaaattcattttatcttgatgatttcaacggATGATAATGGACTAAGGGTGACATATTttataggaaataggacttagttgttttaggccacaataAAAAAACCATCTTGAgtcttttttctatagagctaccatcgtgggtagcaaccgtagagaaactgtctggcacattgaccctagaaagggttgcgtacccaccatacaatttacattaaaccatagtttagaaaccaaaactacatactatacgccttgatcccatgtcgaaacgagtatgtaggcagtctagggacagagttgtcccttgtactcaggcgttcggggatggggattaggatttggttatgggtgagtagttggttctcgaagctccttggtcttttaatcaaatggtgcaaatattaattaaaaggttaaaattaattcaatgcatactcagaaggaatctcgtatggatttgcttgacttcccgaggctttaggccaaattctgaggtgaAACTCAAGCTTGTTTGTGTAATTAATTTTATACTCCcaaggacgacgacctcggtgcattcctagtaggggagtgtagtctttagtgagtgactcaggacccgaatggtctcgatgagtctaagtctctggctagagcacctcctatcccaagttggatagatgcctaccctgtttgggtagatgcctatcccgtattggatagatgaaacctcctgtctCGTATGGATAGacgcctaacccgtatggttagatgcctaacccatatggttagatgctcatcccagatggatgaattcctaatccaaatggatagatgcccagagtatgcgattgaatcaaacacaaatgattaaataaaaaaaaatggtcaaaattttcttgGGTTAAAAAAATTTGGGTTATTACATAAGCAAGCCCTCGGGTGTGCTATTCAAGATTAGACAAGTATCTGTGTCAACAAGGATTCAAGAAAGGCATACTCTACATCAAAATGGAAGGTGGTCATCAGttaattatttttgtttatgttgatgatattatgtttGAAGGTAGTAGTAATGAAATTTGTAaggattttgttcatgaaatgcaaaaagaatttaaGATGTCAATGCTTGACAAGTTATCATTCTTCCTTGGCTTACAAATCTCACACTTGAATAAAGTCTACATTTATTTCAAAATCAAAGTATATACTAGAGATTTTTAAGAGTTTAAGATGGAAGATTGCAACCCAGTCAACACACCTATGGTTATAGTATGTAAGTTGAGTAAAGATGACAAGTCTTATTCAATAGATTAGACTTTATAGAGATCAATGACTGGAAGTCTATTGTATGTGATAGCTTCTAGATGTGATATAATGCAAGCAGAACATATGGTTCTAATATTtcaagccacacctaagaaaactCATGTGAAGGTGGTAGAAATAATTTTTACATATCTAAAAGCTACTTTGGATTATGGTCTGTAGTACCCTAAATACAAGAATTTCATTTTGACAACATTACTAATGTAAATTGGGCCCGAAAGAGaattagtggtggtgcattttttcttggtgaaAGTCTtttttcatggttgagtaagaagtaAGACTTAGTGTCCCTATCTACAAGAGAAGCAAAGTATGTTGAAAAGTTTCATGTGTACTTTAGATGAAACAAATGTCAAAGGATATGAAAATTGAGTATGATGAACCTATTCCTATCTTTGTGACAATAAAAgttccataaacatttcaaagaatcagtGACACACTCAAGGACAAATAATATTTCAATAGAATATCTTTTTCTGAGAGAGTAGGTTGTAGATAAAGAAGTTAAGATGGGTCATGTTGAGCCAAAAGGAAAAATTGTGGATATATTCTTAGAAATTCTTCCCAAGAAAATATTGAATATCTTAGGCAGAAGCTAGGAGTGGTATCTCCATCCTCTTAAATCAAGAGGAAGTGTAGGTTTAGGGGGAGTATTGAGTCCCTATCACAAGTAGACAAGATGGTAATGTGATGAAGCATGGAGTGTATTAGATAGGGGAGAAAAACTCTTAGAGGAAGGATTCAAATGCCCATTTGCAATTGATGTTAAAGGGGAAGAGATTCCAAAATATATGAATACTACATTAGGGGAAATAATCTATACTCCATCTGCATTAAGAAAAAGAGAGAATTAGATAGAGATATACCCCACAAAGGGGGGGAGATTAAAAAAAGAATGGATTATTATTCACATGGGAACATTttgttgttgccatcaatgaaaatagggaCTGTAtaatatagtgttgtcattgataccaaGGAGATTGTTGATAACTAAAAAGGTGATTGAGTCATGTCAAAGTATTTAGGAACAATGAAGGAAAAAGTCTAGTAATGATCATATAGCTCTCTTAATGTTATCATTGTGTGTTGGTATCAGTTGTTCTTGTATGTATAGTACAATTTATATGATTTGGAAGTGTTAGCATTGAATTTCTAAGATTTGTTAGTTAGTGATCATATGTGTATCCAATTATACTATTGACGTTTGTGATGTCACATTCTACCACAATAAGGTATTATGGCTTGTGGTTTAAAAGATAACTAAATAAACACATGAAGATAAATATTCCTAAGTTTTAGAGGATTTGCTTTAGTATATAGAAATGATAGTGTTCACAATGTCAGTTTATTGCTTGTGTAAAAGGTTTTGTTGAATGCGCTAAATAAGGGTAATGTGCACCAGCTAAAGGAAGCGTGTGAAGGTAGTTTAGAACTAGCTGAGTTTGTGTTGGGAAACACGCATCATATCCATACTCCTAAAGTAATGTGTTGGTGTTAGGATTGAGTTGACTACCCATTTTACATTGTTTGATTTAAGAAATTTATTCTTGGCCGACTTGCGAACATTGGAATTAGGTCCTAAGCCAACATGGAGATGCAAATAATATAGGAATGCATGTATAATTTCAATTAGTTTCACTCCAATGAGAATTTGTAAAGTAAGAGTTAAATTATATGAAGAAAAGGTGGTGAATATATGTTGTGAAGTATGTGAGCTAAGATGCATATCTTATACACAATATGAGGGTGTtctaaagaagatcaaatcatacaAATGATGAAGTTTGAGTTTGAAAGGTctggatgatatatgctttgtatttCCTACATCTTATTTGTATTTGAGGTTGAAGCCTCATAATTTGAGTTGGTTCTAAACTCTTTGGAttgggggattggtgtctcctataggtTGGTTCTTGCAAATTAGATTGGATAATGGTGTCTCTTTCTTCCTAGTTGAATCTATATTTAATTGTTATCTTATTTAGGGCCCTAAAGTCAATGCATATTTCccaattcttcattccttttgGTGCGAGTACTATTTATACAACATATGAACTTAAGAAAGTTTTATGACCACACCTTTATCAAGAATCTATTGCACTTGTTTATTAATCTCCTCATTCTCCATTGGTGTCATCTTATAGGGATCCTTTGCTGGAAAGGTAGCCCCTAGTATTAAGTCCATACAATGTCTACTACTTCCCATTGGTGGTAGCCCATCTGACAGCTCGATAAAATTTTTTGAGAACTGATTAGATAACAATTTAGGAGAACTCGAATGGCACTAGCACACGTAATAATGGAAAACATCAAAAATCTATTTTTCTGGTATTTTGTAGGTTCTAGTAAATCACATTTTTGGGGGCCCGTCGAGCGAAATTTGGGATCAAAAGTGTTGTCAATCCATTAACTCGATAACAATTTCAGAATTCTAGCACCAAGTGAAAAGTTATGGCCCTACAAAGttggaaaaataaaatatatagttttttattattttattattttcattgtaACGAACATTATCCAAATTGTTCATTTTGAATTCCAAAGGTTTTTTTTTAACTCTTAAGATCCATAAAATAATGTATAAACTGAATTTCAAAATAGAATAAACTACCTTTTGAGCTGCATACATTTCTCTACAAGTTTGTTGTTCTCAACTTTATTGTAAAAAGGTCTACAATACTACAGGTTATACACCAGGTGTTGTAATTTGAATCCATAATTCAAACCAAGAACTCTTCCAAGATTTCTAGTACTTCCATTGGaatattttctttttctcttttatccCAACCTCTATAGGCTTTAGAATGAAAGAGTAGTAGGCTTTCTCCTTTATatcttccaaaaattgtttccttGTCACTAATCAAACCCAATGATTCTTCTCTATCTTTCATGGGGTTTAGAGTGTGCTCCTTCCCACCTTTCTTGATGGTATAATAATTTTTCTTGCCACAATGGATGGCCTACCTGTGGTATTTCCAAGGTCTTCTCAACAAgatatggcatgcatccattggcatcacatcacataatatttcatctttataactatcgatatgaaaatttgaaagatgtTGTTCACTTACCAATAATTGGTGTTCCCTCTGCAATCATAGGTATTGGAATGTTTCATCATCTTCAATTGTAACTTTTCTACCATCTCCTTTGAAACTAATTACTAGTACTTCTATCTATTATAACCCTGCAACACATACCTTCATATTTGCATTTGGTACTAAACAAATTCTTGCATTCTACTAGTTCCTCCTCTTTATTTGGTCTCAATAAAATTCTTCTTCTGATTAGTGACTCTTCATCCTTTGTATCCTCTCCACACTTGGGTGAAGCAACACTCTCTTCTTCTTGGGTGACGTGAATTCTATCCTCTTTACTCTTACTAATGTTTTTTTAATACTTGTGAATATTCAAAATCTCTATCCCCTACTTCTTTGCATTGGTAACACATATCAATAAAGCCTCAACctcttcctctaaaatgttttttcTTCGTCTAGAAGAATCACCTCTTCCTTTTAAATAACCTCCTCTTTCTCCAATTTCCTAAGTGTAATAACTCATTTGAGAGGTGTTGGACTCTTCTTTCTTCATGAGATAACCTCTCCCACTACTTGATTTCCCTCTACCAAGGGAATACCCTCCCCATCCTCTTGTATTAATTTATTGTTTCCTATTCATATTTTCCTTTGTCTTCAAGGCACATTGATAAGTTTCTTGTACATTATGCAACCTAAACAAAATTATCTCATATTGTATTGACACATGTAGGACATTTACATGCCTTGATACTAGCTCAACACCATTGTCCACGTGTCTTCCTCTTATGCTTAATCTACAGTACTCTTCAATATAATCTTTGACACGTGTTTCTCTctatttcaagttttgtaatttccCATACAAACTAAGATAATAGTATACTAACAAGaattttgtttttatctttgtCACTATTTGATCCCAAGTGTAAAAGTCCAAAGCTATGTTacacttttataaagaaaacaACCAACGCTAATCAATTTTTTTAAACTTGAATCACTAGAAAGTGACATACGTTTTGGATTTTGAAATGATGTGAACtaatgaaatttatattttttagtatattttatgttttctatatatatagttaatttttgtttttaataaaatagacactataatttagttgttggtAAAATGTTGAAAAATGAAGTTTCATGGGGCATCACTCTTTATATAGTAAATTCCATCATTTttgcttcaatttttttgtgtatatttatatctagaaaattttGTGCATGGACATATgcctttttaattttaatattattttaaatagatCTTAAAACTTGTATACGTTGAAGCACAACTCTTCCCTAGGAAGTCACACTCTATATTAATTCTTtatccaaaataaaaaaaaatgtcatctAACATTGAATCTTTTCTTCGGtgtatcatatttttttcaaatttaaaatataaatgttAGTATTTTTcgttgacaagataatcaaccttatattttagtgtaaATGAACtacttttattaaaaataaaaaataaaatataaaaactaattaaactattaaaaaaattatatttcacaAAACTAAACTTATAGATCTACAAAATGGTATTGTtatatttaacttttttttttataaaaggagttgttgaaacatcaagtttttccttttttttctttttttggtaaATTGGCCCAAATGTGGTATAAAATATGCATTTATTGGATCCAATACTCCTTCGCTGGCTTCATCTCCTCCTATAActtattcttcttcatctttgctAACATCTTTAATGTGCAACCCTCTTCTTTGTGTTTTTCTATAgattttgatattgttgttatgcCTTGTAACATCTCCACAATCActacatttttctttttcttttggtgcTCCTCCTTTGGGACTACATCCTATTTGTGCAAATTTTCTAAAAAGATAGGTCTATACACCTACTATTCACCTACAAATAATACTTTATTACATAAAATTAACAAGTTCAATCACCAACAATTGACTCAATAAAAAATCAATAATCTACACATTCACATTATAGCCAATATTTCCATCTACAACCAACAACTTTGATGTTCTCCAAGAATAAACAACATTTTCAATTCAATCAATGCATCCTTTCTTTCATACCCAATTCAATGTTTCTATGTTCTTCGTGGGAACTTGAACTAATGATCTTCAAATATTCCACTAAGCAAGTGCCACGTATTGTTGTTGTATAGTCTTTTTCATCCATTTCATATTTTTGTTACTTCTCTTTGCTTATAATTATGGCTTTTGGTTAAAGTCTAACATTAGATTTATGGTTCTAGGTGATCTTATCTTATCATGGCTCAAATGTCACTCAAGACCCTTACACTTTACCCATTATTGGGTTTGAGATCCTTCAAATGTCTAATACACATCACTAAGGATAAGGGGTTAACCATGAGCCATGACCCTTAACTTCCTTCTTTAGCCATTATTAAGTAAGCCTCAATCCAAAACCTTGATTTCAATATATACTCACCATAGTATCCACTAATTATGATTATAGCAGATTCAAAGTAATTGGTAACCACTGGTAATTCTGCCTATGAAAGGAACACGCTTAGGTTTTGACTTGAATGTGTGAAAACACCAAATCTTTTATCAGTGACTTCCCATGAAGGAGTGTTGAGAAATCTACTAGTGTTAGGAACTTGTGTATTATCCAATTTGAAAAGTTGAAGAAGAAGCTAAGCGTTTAGCAATTTCTTAAGGGGGAAGAATTTGTTGGTGGTTTCACTAGTTCTTAAAAGTTGTTCTTCCAGTGGTGAGTTCCTGATTGAGGGCTAAATTTTGACTTGCCATAATTTCACCAATTTTGTCCAATCTTTAcgaagtttgatttttttttttttttacactttaTAGATCATTCTAAGGTTATTATTTGTTCTAAAGAAAGAGGTGAACTGAGGTTTATAGGGGGACAAATCCATCAATACAAATGCTGGCTCCAGATTGTAGGGTTTTCTTAGAGAGTTGATTTTCTTTGTAGTGATTTGGGCCCATGTGGTTGTAGCATGTAATTTTCTAAATGTTGTAATTCTAATTTTATTGGGATAATAGAAAGTAAGTATTTCTTTCAGGCATTTTCTGTTTATTTCTCCATTATTGTTGTGTGTGTGGGTTTGTAAGAGGACTACCCTTCATCAAGTGGTATCGAAGTAGATGTTTCTGAGTGTATAAACAAATTGCCAAACATGAGGGATTTTTCACTAGGATTGTGGTTGTCTGTCTATGAGAAAAGTGAGATAAATGCCTCCACAAAGGAACCATAGTGGAATAAATATTGTTGTGATAGGAGAGGGTTTTAGAGCCCCCCAAAGGCAAGTTCAAGCACTGGAAGAGGAGTTGCATAGAGAAATTGATATTAGGGCAAGAGATGAAATTGAGGATGAATTTGAATAAGGTTAGTTTGAAGAAGAATAAGAAGTGGCCAAAGATCCAGATAAGGCTAGGTTTTTTACAATCACTTCCAACATTGGAAAAAGGCCATAGTTTGAAGTTTCCACAGTTTTTGAAAATCTTAATCCAAAAGAGTTGATCGATTGAATCAATGGAATGGAAGAATATTTTGAGTACAAAGAAGTAGAAGATTCTGAGAGGGTTAAGCATACCAATATTTGGTGAAATAAGTTCActtagaaagagaaagaagagggaaagagaaaataGTGAGATGGGATCGAATGGTGGAAAAATTCAAGAGACAGTTCATTATCAACTATGAGCCTGATTTGTTGAAGAAGATGTAAGGGTTGAAGCAAACAAGGAAAATTTGTCAAAGACTATACAAAAGAGTTGAGTTTGGTAAAAATTTCCAATATTCAATATGCCTATCAATTTTCTttaaaggtagaagagaagctaaacaaaggATTTGAGAGCAAGATAAAATGGAAGAGGTCGTGGAGGAATAACTAGTGGATGGTCTTATGGAGGTTAAAATGAAGACCATAAGAAGAATAAATAATCTAGTAGTagtaaaaaatagaagaaaaataattCCCATCATCCCCATGATCAAAATACAATGAGACCAAATAGGAAGAGGAAGATTTTGTGGAATGTATTGGATCTCAAATGTACACACATTAAATATTAAAGTCTTGACAGTtcttatgctcaaactcaatgggagACTTGTCCAACGAGCGAGATATTGTTTCCACCTATCTCCCATGTGCTTCAAACCTAGGGGTTAACCCTTATTACAACATCAACTAATTTATCATTCATTACAACTAGGTAGATTATGTTCTCATACATTCATACCAAGATATGTAAGATCGGCCAAAATTTGACAATGGATTGTCTCACTTTTTCAACACTAAGAACATGCAACACCTAAActaaaacaaaacataaaataaacttatttaaaatatttttctttgaaTCCAATGGTTTCCTAGACTTTTAGGCAACCAATTTTCACATCAGCGCTTTGCTTGGACAATATAGTCAGACTTTACAAAGTAAGTGTTTCCTTATGACACATTGACTTCATATTCAGAGGGTAGACTTGTGTCAATGCATTACAAAGACACACCCAAGGATAGTTATCTCCTTTGATTTCTCTTTGATATCTACAAATGAACACACAATCCTCCACATTGCACTTAAAACATTTTAATCCATTTCTTGAATGAAATtaacaaataaaatatgcaatttAGGAAGTTGAATAGACAAATAGAATAGGTCCTTGAAATCTGTGTCTGAAAGAAGTATAGATACATTCATGGAGATAACTATAGAAAATATACACAACAATGTTTTTTTTAACTCAACTTGAATAAGAAAGCACCATTTAAAAATATTCATTTATAATACAAAAAAACTTCATCTGCAACGCAAATTCGATCATTTTTTTCAGAAATTTGATTCCCAAATGTGTGGATGGCTTGTATCCAAAATTTAGATACCTGAAACTAATCTACAGGCTCTTTTTTATAATAAAATTACACACATGTCGGCCTAAAAATAGACACTTTTCACAATAAAGGAGGGGTAAAAAATTATTAAAgacaagaagaagtacaaagaaaggGCATTACATAGCCCTATCAAGCTCAACTAAGTGAAGAAAATTTTGAGACAAATTAGGGGGTAACTGACCCCAATCCACAATGTTCCAATCATGAATATGATCAGAGGCCtatttggccaaacaatcagtAACCCCATTCCATTCTCTAGGAACATGGGTAAAAGAAACAAACTCTAGAGAAGCACAGAGGTTGAGAATCCAATCAACAATCAAAGCCAAATGCCAAATAACCCCATCTAAATGCTGCCTATTCAACAAGCTGACCACCACCTGAGAGTCAGACTCACATATAATCCTGCACCATCCCAATTTACTGGCACACTCCAGAGCTAATAAAATGACCcgagcctccattaaattattagtaTGAATACCCATATAAACAAAAAGGATAAACTGAACATCTCCATAACTATCCCGACCCACAC encodes:
- the LOC131857393 gene encoding uncharacterized protein LOC131857393; this translates as MDGSSNGNPGHSSIGSVGRDSYGDVQFILFVYMGIHTNNLMEARVILLALECASKLGWCRIICESDSQVVVSLLNRQHLDGVIWHLALIVDWILNLCASLEFVSFTHVPREWNGVTDCLAK